The region GTAAAAGTTCATTTGAACGAACCGATTCCCATCATCATTCAATACCAAACCGCCCGATATAATGAACAGTTAGACATGGTACAGTTTTTTTATGATTGTTACGGGCTGGATTGAGATTTTCGGAATCACAATATAAAACATACTGACTGCATAGCAGTAGGTGCAGAATTGATTATTTTTTGAACAATCTTTGAAACAGGGTTTTTTCGACACTCATAAATTCTACAACAAACTGGTCTCCAGAAGTGAATTTTACAAGCCCGTTGTTGTTTGCTTTAACTGGCAATTTGGTTTTTGCTGTTGCCTGATACCACGCTTTACCATTATTTATCAAAATAGAGTCTGTAATTTTTGTTAGCTGCGCACTAAATTTTATTGATTTACTATCAGGAAATAAATAAACATCTAAAGGCAGCTTAATATCATTTTTACTATTTTCAGGGATCAAAACCCCGAATACTGCCACTTTTTTTTCATTCTTTATAAACACTGCACTGCCCGTATAAGAGGTTTTATATGGAAGAAAATAAACTAATAAAAAAAGCATTACAAGTATAAAAAATATAACTGAAGTACCTACCCTAACCATATAGGGAGGTATTTTTCCAATAATTTCCCTAACTTTCCTACTGCGCAATTGAATATTATTAAAATCCTCAGGCATAATCAGCTCCCTAATTCTAATTGGTTTTTGACTAATTCATAATATTTACCTCTTTCCTTTGTCAGTTTTTGATGATTTCCTTCTTCTACTACCATTCCATTATCCATAACGATGATTTTATCTGCGTTTTTAACTGTACTAAGCCTGTGAGCAACAACAACCATGGTTTTCCCGCGAAAGTGCTTTTCCAGGTTTTTCACTATTATTCTTTCATTATTGGCATCAAGGGCATTTGTAGCCTCATCAAAAAAAATTATTTCGGGATTTTTGTAAACAGCCCTGGCTATTAAAATTCTTTGCAATTGCCCCTTACTTAAACCATTACCTTCCAGTCCAATTTTTGTATTATACTTCAACGGCATTCTGTCAATAGTATCTTTAAGGTTAGCTACATCAACAGCCATAGCAAGTTTTTCAGGGTTTGGAGTTTCTTCTGAAACCGCAATATTCCCAGCAATTGAATCGGAAAAAATATATCCGTCCTGCATTACGCTACCACAATGTTTTCTCCACCAAACCGGATCAACTTTATTCAGGTTTTGATTACCAATATTTAAAGAGCCACTAGTGGGTTTATAATATAGAAGTAATTGTTTAATTAAGGTAGTTTTACCACTTCCACTAACACCTACAATAGCTGTGGTTTTACCTGAAGGAACAACTATATTTATATTTTTTAATGCATAATTGTGTGGAGAACCATCATAACTAAAATGCAAATTGGTGATTTTGATGTCTTTATTTTTAATTTTAGGAATAATATCGCGGCCTTCTGTTTCATTTTCCTGCTCATGTACTTCATTAATCCTTTCAAGACTTAGTTTCATATCTTGCCATTTATGAATAAACTGTACCGACTTTTCAATCGGGCTATTAAGTTGGCCTATAATATATTGCACTGCTAACATCATCCCCAAAGTCATTTGCCCCTGAATTACTGCGGTAGCTGCAATAATAGTAATTAATATATTTTTTCCTTCGCCTATCAGAAAATTACCCACCTCTTGGTATTGCTCTAAAGCTAAAGCCTTAATATTAGTTTTAAATAAATTAGCCTGAACATCTTCCCATTCCCATCTTTTTATTTTCTCACAATTCTGAAGTTTAATTTCCTGCATACCGGAAATGAGTTGGTAAGTTTTGCTCTCTGCGTCTGCCCTTTGGCTAAAAAACTTATAATCAAGAACTTTTCTCTTTTTCAAAAAAATGGTTATCCATCCAATATAAGTAATACTGCCGATTAAAAAAATTAAAAAAATCTTAACAGAGTAATATAACAATACACCTCCAAAAATAAAAAAGGTCATTAATGAAAACAAAGTTGATAAACTTTGTACAGTCATAAATTTTTCAACTCTTGAATGATCCGAAATTCTCTGAGTGATATCGCCAACAAGTTTAGCATCAAACCACCCCATTGGTAAACGCATAAGTTTTATAAAAAAGTCAGATAATAATGAAAGGTTAATTCTTGTACTGATGTGCAATAAAATCCATCTTCTAATCAATTCAACAGAAAGTCGTCCGGCAAATAAAGCTAATTGAGCCAGTAAGATCAAATAAATAAAACCAATGTCCTGATTTTGGATACCAATATCAACAATAGCCTGAGTTAGAAATGGAAAAGCTAGTTGCACAACACTACCAATAAGTAAACCTAAGACAAGCTGAATAAAGAATTTTCGGTAGCTGTAAATATACCTCATTAGAAAAGACAAACCTCTTATTTTTTTTTCATCAGGCTTGTTGCTATAAAAATGGGGTGTTGGTTCAAGTAAAAGCGCAACTCCTTTATCTTCACTATTTGTTCTTGTGCTTATCCAATTATTATAAAACTCGTCAGGAGAAAACTTTAGTTTACCCCTTGCCGGATCAATAACATGAACAGATTGTTTCGTAATTTTTGCTAACACAATAAAATGCTCCTGGTTCCAATGTAAAATACAGGGTAACGGTGCTTGCTTATGTAATTGCTCAAATGTAAATCTTCCGCAGAGTGTTTTAAAGCCAATATTTTCTGCCGCATCGCTTATTCCAAGAAGGCTCACTCCTTCTTTAGATATATATGT is a window of Salinivirga cyanobacteriivorans DNA encoding:
- a CDS encoding peptidase domain-containing ABC transporter — its product is MRKIPFIPQLDAMDCGAASLAMIASFYGKDYPLATLREKTYISKEGVSLLGISDAAENIGFKTLCGRFTFEQLHKQAPLPCILHWNQEHFIVLAKITKQSVHVIDPARGKLKFSPDEFYNNWISTRTNSEDKGVALLLEPTPHFYSNKPDEKKIRGLSFLMRYIYSYRKFFIQLVLGLLIGSVVQLAFPFLTQAIVDIGIQNQDIGFIYLILLAQLALFAGRLSVELIRRWILLHISTRINLSLLSDFFIKLMRLPMGWFDAKLVGDITQRISDHSRVEKFMTVQSLSTLFSLMTFFIFGGVLLYYSVKIFLIFLIGSITYIGWITIFLKKRKVLDYKFFSQRADAESKTYQLISGMQEIKLQNCEKIKRWEWEDVQANLFKTNIKALALEQYQEVGNFLIGEGKNILITIIAATAVIQGQMTLGMMLAVQYIIGQLNSPIEKSVQFIHKWQDMKLSLERINEVHEQENETEGRDIIPKIKNKDIKITNLHFSYDGSPHNYALKNINIVVPSGKTTAIVGVSGSGKTTLIKQLLLYYKPTSGSLNIGNQNLNKVDPVWWRKHCGSVMQDGYIFSDSIAGNIAVSEETPNPEKLAMAVDVANLKDTIDRMPLKYNTKIGLEGNGLSKGQLQRILIARAVYKNPEIIFFDEATNALDANNERIIVKNLEKHFRGKTMVVVAHRLSTVKNADKIIVMDNGMVVEEGNHQKLTKERGKYYELVKNQLELGS